One genomic window of Streptococcus mitis includes the following:
- a CDS encoding ABC transporter permease — protein sequence MILSIISQGFVWAILGLGIFMTFRILNFPDMTTEGSFPLGGAVAVTLITKGVNPFLATLVAVGAGCLAGMAAGLLYTKGKIPTLLSGILVMTSCHSIMLLIMGRANLGLLGTKQIQHVLPFDSDLNQLLTGLIFVSLVIVLMLFFLDTKLGQAYIATGDNPDMARSFGIHTGRMELMGLVLSNGVIALAGALIAQQEGYADVSRGIGVIVVGLASLIIGEVIFKSLSLAERLVAIVVGSIAYQFLVWAVIALGFNTSYLRLYSAVILAVCLMIPTFKQTILKGAKLSK from the coding sequence ATGATATTATCTATTATTTCTCAAGGATTTGTCTGGGCTATTTTAGGTCTGGGAATCTTTATGACATTTAGGATTTTAAACTTTCCAGATATGACGACAGAAGGTTCCTTCCCTCTTGGGGGAGCTGTTGCTGTCACTCTGATAACCAAAGGCGTGAACCCATTTCTAGCGACACTTGTTGCTGTTGGAGCTGGTTGTTTGGCTGGAATGGCAGCAGGACTTCTTTATACAAAAGGGAAAATCCCAACCTTGCTATCAGGGATTTTGGTGATGACGTCCTGTCACTCTATCATGCTCTTGATTATGGGGCGTGCAAATTTAGGCTTGCTTGGGACTAAGCAAATTCAGCATGTTTTGCCTTTTGATTCAGATTTGAACCAACTCTTGACAGGTCTCATCTTTGTCAGTCTTGTTATTGTTCTCATGCTCTTTTTCTTGGACACTAAACTCGGACAAGCCTATATTGCTACAGGTGACAATCCTGATATGGCTAGAAGTTTCGGGATTCATACTGGACGCATGGAGCTCATGGGATTGGTCTTATCAAATGGTGTGATCGCCCTTGCAGGAGCTCTCATTGCCCAGCAAGAAGGTTATGCCGATGTATCTCGAGGAATTGGGGTTATCGTTGTAGGTCTTGCAAGCTTGATTATTGGAGAAGTTATCTTCAAGAGTTTGAGCTTGGCAGAGCGTCTGGTTGCCATCGTTGTAGGTTCTATCGCTTATCAATTCTTAGTGTGGGCAGTTATTGCGCTTGGCTTTAATACAAGTTACCTTCGTTTGTACAGCGCCGTGATTTTAGCAGTCTGCCTCATGATTCCAACATTTAAGCAAACAATCTTGAAAGGAGCCAAGTTAAGCAAATGA
- the ftsW gene encoding cell division peptidoglycan polymerase FtsW: protein MKISKRHLLNYSILVPYLLLSILGLIVVYSTTSAILIEEGKSALQLVRSQGMFWIFSLILIALIYKLKLNFLRKERLLFIVMFVELILLALARLIGTPVNGAYGWISVGPLTIQPAEYLKIIIVWYLAQRFSKQQDEIGIYDFQVLTQNQWIPRAFNDWRFVLLVMIGSLAIFPDLGNATILALVALIMYTVSGIAHRWFIAFIGVLVGVSALSLSAISMIGVDKFSKVPVFGYVAKRFSAYFNPFADLAGAGHQLANSYFAMVNGGWFGLGLGNSIEKRGYLPEAHTDFVFSIVIEEFGFVGASLILALVFFLILRIILVGIRAKNPFNSMMAIGVGGMMLVQVFVNIGGISGIIPSTGVTFPFLSQGGNSLLVLSVAIAFVLNIDASEKRAQLYEELEAHSSNYM from the coding sequence ATGAAGATTAGTAAGAGGCACCTGTTAAACTATTCTATTCTAGTTCCTTACTTACTTTTATCTATTTTGGGTTTGATTGTAGTCTATTCTACAACCAGTGCCATTCTTATCGAAGAAGGTAAAAGTGCCCTCCAATTGGTTCGAAGTCAGGGAATGTTTTGGATATTTAGTTTAATATTGATTGCCTTGATATATAAGCTGAAACTGAATTTTTTAAGAAAAGAACGACTTTTATTTATTGTTATGTTTGTTGAGCTGATTCTCTTAGCTCTGGCTCGCTTAATTGGTACGCCAGTTAATGGAGCCTATGGTTGGATTTCAGTAGGACCTTTGACCATTCAGCCAGCTGAGTATTTGAAGATTATCATCGTCTGGTACTTGGCCCAACGTTTTTCAAAACAACAAGATGAAATTGGTATTTACGATTTCCAAGTTTTAACTCAAAATCAATGGATTCCTCGTGCTTTTAATGATTGGCGCTTTGTCCTCTTGGTAATGATAGGAAGTTTGGCTATCTTCCCAGATCTGGGGAATGCGACTATCCTAGCTCTGGTTGCCTTGATTATGTATACAGTTAGTGGGATTGCTCATCGTTGGTTTATAGCCTTTATCGGTGTATTGGTAGGAGTTTCAGCCCTATCCTTATCAGCTATTTCTATGATTGGGGTTGATAAGTTTTCAAAAGTTCCAGTATTTGGTTACGTTGCTAAGCGTTTCAGTGCCTACTTTAATCCCTTTGCTGATTTGGCAGGAGCAGGCCACCAACTTGCAAATTCCTACTTTGCCATGGTAAATGGTGGTTGGTTTGGTCTAGGCTTAGGAAATTCAATCGAAAAACGTGGTTATTTACCAGAGGCCCATACAGACTTTGTATTTTCAATTGTCATTGAAGAGTTTGGATTTGTGGGAGCTAGCTTGATTTTAGCACTTGTCTTTTTCCTTATTTTGCGAATTATCCTAGTCGGTATTCGTGCTAAGAATCCCTTTAATTCCATGATGGCGATTGGGGTTGGTGGTATGATGTTGGTCCAGGTCTTTGTCAATATCGGTGGAATTTCTGGTATTATTCCTTCTACAGGAGTAACCTTCCCCTTCTTATCGCAAGGAGGAAATAGTCTTCTGGTCTTGTCTGTAGCCATCGCCTTTGTCTTAAATATTGATGCAAGTGAAAAACGTGCCCAATTGTATGAGGAGTTAGAAGCTCACTCATCAAACTATATGTAG
- the pepF gene encoding oligoendopeptidase F yields MVLQRHEINEKDTWDLSTIYPTDQAWEEALKDLTEKLETVAQYEGHLLDSADSLLEITEFSLEMERQMEKLYVYAHMKNDQDTREAKYQEYYAKAMTLYSQLDQAFSFYEPEFMEISEKQYADFLEAQPKLQVYQHYFDKLLQGKEHVLSQREEELLAGAGEIFGSASETFAILDNADIVFPYVLDDDGKEVQLSHGTYTRLMESKNREVRRGAYQALYATYEQFQHTYAKTLQTNVKVQNYRAKVRNYKSARHAALAANFVPESVYDNLVAAVRKHLPLLHRYLELRSKILGISDLKMYDVYTPLSSVEYSFTYEEALKKAEEALAVLGEDYLSRVKRAFSERWIDVYENQGKRSGAYSGGSYDTNAFMLLNWQDNLDNLFTLVHETGHSMHSSYTRETQPYVYGDYSIFLAEIASTTNENILTEKLLEEVEDDATRFAILNNFLDGFRGTVFRQTQFAEFEHAIHQADQNGEVLTSDFLNKLYADLNQEYYGLSKEDNPEIQYEWARIPHFYYNYYVYQYSTGFAAASALAEKIVHGSQEDRDRYIDYLKAGKSDYPLNVMRKAGVDMEKEDYLNDAFAVFERRLNEFEALVEKLGLA; encoded by the coding sequence ATGGTATTACAAAGACATGAAATAAATGAAAAAGATACATGGGATCTATCAACGATTTACCCAACTGACCAGGCTTGGGAAGAAGCCTTAAAAGATTTAACAGAAAAATTGGAGACAGTAGCCCAGTATGAAGGCCATCTCTTGGATAGTGCGGATAGCCTACTCGAAATTACTGAATTTTCTCTTGAAATGGAACGCCAAATGGAGAAGCTTTACGTTTATGCTCATATGAAGAATGACCAAGACACACGTGAAGCCAAGTACCAAGAGTACTATGCCAAGGCCATGACTCTCTACAGCCAGCTAGACCAAGCCTTTTCATTCTATGAACCTGAATTTATGGAAATCAGTGAAAAGCAGTATGCTGACTTTTTAGAAGCTCAACCAAAATTGCAGGTTTATCAACACTATTTTGACAAGCTTTTGCAGGGCAAGGAACACGTTCTATCACAACGCGAAGAAGAGCTATTGGCTGGAGCTGGGGAAATCTTTGGTTCGGCAAGTGAAACCTTCGCTATCTTGGACAATGCGGATATTGTGTTCCCTTATGTTCTTGACGATGATGGTAAGGAAGTGCAACTCTCTCATGGGACTTACACCCGTTTGATGGAGTCTAAAAATCGTGAGGTGCGTCGTGGTGCCTATCAAGCTCTTTATGCGACTTATGAACAATTCCAACATACCTATGCCAAAACCTTGCAAACCAATGTTAAGGTCCAAAACTACCGAGCAAAAGTTCGCAACTACAAGAGTGCTCGTCATGCAGCCCTAGCGGCTAATTTTGTTCCAGAAAGTGTTTATGACAATTTGGTGGCAGCAGTTCGCAAGCATTTGCCACTCTTGCATCGTTACCTTGAACTTCGTTCAAAAATCTTGGGAATTTCAGACCTCAAGATGTACGATGTCTACACACCACTTTCATCTGTTGAATATAGTTTTACTTATGAAGAAGCCTTGAAAAAAGCAGAAGAAGCCTTAGCAGTCTTGGGTGAGGATTACTTGAGCCGTGTTAAACGTGCCTTCAGCGAGCGTTGGATTGATGTTTACGAAAATCAAGGCAAGCGTTCAGGGGCTTACTCTGGTGGTTCTTACGATACCAATGCCTTTATGCTTCTTAACTGGCAGGACAATCTAGACAATCTCTTTACTCTTGTTCATGAAACAGGTCATAGTATGCATTCAAGCTATACTCGCGAAACGCAGCCTTATGTTTACGGGGATTATTCTATCTTCTTGGCTGAGATTGCATCAACTACCAATGAAAATATCTTGACGGAGAAATTATTGGAAGAAGTGGAAGACGACGCAACGCGCTTTGCTATTCTCAATAACTTCCTAGATGGTTTCCGTGGAACAGTTTTCCGCCAAACTCAATTTGCTGAGTTTGAACACGCGATTCACCAAGCGGATCAAAATGGTGAAGTCTTGACAAGTGATTTCTTAAATAAACTCTACGCAGACTTGAACCAAGAGTATTATGGTTTGAGTAAGGAAGATAATCCTGAAATCCAATACGAGTGGGCACGTATTCCACACTTCTACTATAACTACTATGTATACCAATATTCAACAGGTTTTGCAGCAGCCTCAGCCCTGGCTGAAAAGATTGTTCATGGTAGTCAAGAAGACCGTGACCGTTATATCGACTACCTCAAGGCAGGTAAATCTGACTATCCACTTAATGTCATGAGAAAAGCTGGTGTTGATATGGAGAAGGAAGACTATCTCAACGATGCCTTTGCAGTCTTTGAACGTCGTTTAAATGAGTTTGAAGCACTTGTTGAAAAATTGGGATTGGCATAA
- the trpX gene encoding tryptophan ABC transporter substrate-binding protein translates to MKNKRLIGIIAVLAVLVAGSLIYSSMNKPEAKNEKKVAKVGVLQFVSHPSLDLIYKGIQDGLAEEGYKDDQLKIDFMNSEGDQSKVATMSKQLVANGNDLVVGIATPAAQGLASATKDLPVIMAAITDPIGANLVKDLKKPGGNITGVSDHNPAQQQVELIKALTPNVKTIGALYSSSEDNSKTQVEEFKAFAEKAGLTVETFAVPSTNEIASTVNVMTSKVDAIWIPIDNTIASAFSTVVSSNQSAKKPIYPSATAMVEAGGLASVVVDQHDLGVATGKMIAQVLKGAKTAETPVNVFSTGKSVINKKLAQELGITIPESVLKEAGQVIE, encoded by the coding sequence ATGAAAAATAAACGTTTAATTGGAATTATCGCTGTCTTAGCAGTCTTAGTAGCAGGAAGCTTGATTTACTCTTCAATGAATAAACCAGAAGCTAAGAATGAGAAGAAAGTTGCCAAAGTTGGTGTTCTTCAGTTTGTGAGCCATCCATCTCTTGATTTGATTTATAAAGGGATCCAAGATGGACTTGCAGAAGAAGGCTATAAAGATGATCAGTTGAAAATTGACTTTATGAACTCAGAAGGTGACCAAAGTAAGGTTGCGACAATGAGTAAACAATTGGTTGCAAATGGGAATGACCTTGTGGTTGGTATTGCAACGCCAGCTGCTCAAGGTTTGGCAAGCGCCACAAAAGACCTACCTGTTATCATGGCTGCTATTACAGACCCAATCGGTGCTAACTTGGTTAAAGATTTGAAAAAACCAGGTGGCAACATTACAGGGGTATCTGACCACAATCCAGCTCAACAACAAGTTGAACTCATCAAAGCTTTGACACCAAATGTGAAAACAATCGGAGCTCTTTACTCAAGTAGCGAAGACAATTCAAAAACACAGGTAGAAGAATTTAAGGCTTTTGCTGAAAAAGCAGGTTTGACAGTCGAAACATTTGCTGTTCCTTCAACAAATGAAATTGCTTCAACAGTTAACGTTATGACTAGCAAGGTTGATGCTATCTGGATTCCAATCGATAACACAATCGCATCTGCATTTTCAACAGTTGTATCAAGCAATCAATCAGCTAAAAAGCCAATCTATCCAAGCGCAACTGCCATGGTAGAAGCAGGTGGTTTGGCATCAGTTGTAGTTGACCAACACGACCTTGGTGTGGCAACAGGTAAAATGATTGCACAAGTCTTGAAAGGTGCAAAAACAGCTGAAACTCCAGTCAATGTCTTTTCAACTGGTAAGTCAGTAATTAACAAAAAATTGGCACAAGAGCTAGGTATTACGATTCCTGAATCTGTTCTAAAGGAAGCAGGACAAGTGATTGAATAA
- the ppc gene encoding phosphoenolpyruvate carboxylase, translated as MSLQKLENYSNKAVVQEEVLILTELLEDITKNMLAPETFEKIMELKELSTQEDYQGLNQLVTSLTNDEMAYISRYFSILPLLINISEDVDLAYEINHQNNIDQDYLGKLSATIKMVAEKENAVEILEHLNVVPVLTAHPTQVQRKSMLDLTNHIHTLLRKYRDVKLGLINKEKWHNDLRRYIEIIMQTDMIREKKLKVTNEITNVMEYYNSSFLKAVPHLTAEYKRLAKKHGLELKHPKPITMGMWIGGDRDGNPFVTADTLKQSAMTQCEVIMNYYDEKIYQLYREFSLSTSIVNVSKQVREMARQSKDNSIYREKELYRRALFDIQSKIQATKAYLIEDKEVGTRYETANDFYKDLITIRDSLLENKGEALISGDFVELIQAVEIFGFYLASIDMRQDSSVHEACVAELLKSAGIHSHYSELSEEEKCQLLLKELEEDPRILSATHVEKSELLEKELAIFKAARNLKDKLGDDVIRQTIISHATSVSDMLELAILLKEVGLVDKERARVQIVPLFETIEDLDHSEETMREYLSLPLAKKWIASRNNYQEIMLGYSDSNKDGGYLSSCWTLYKAQQQLTAIGDKFGVKVTFFHGRGGTVGRGGGPTYEAITSQPLKSIKDRIRLTEQGEVIGNKYGNKDAAYYNLEMLVSAAINRMITQKKSDTNTSNRYEAIMDQVVDRSYDIYRDLVFGNDHFYDYFFESSPIKAISSFNIGSRPAARKTITEIGGLRAIPWVFSWSQSRVMFPGWYGVGSSFKEFIDKNPENIAILRDMYQNWPFFQSLLSNVDMVLSKSNMNIAFEYAKLCEDEEVKAIYETILNEWQVTKEVILAIEGYDELLAENPYLKASLDYRMPYFNILNYIQLELIKRQRRGELSSDQEKLIHTTINGIATGLRNSG; from the coding sequence ATGTCTCTTCAAAAATTAGAAAACTATAGTAATAAAGCTGTCGTGCAAGAAGAAGTATTGATTTTAACAGAATTGTTAGAAGATATCACTAAAAACATGCTTGCCCCAGAGACTTTTGAAAAAATCATGGAGTTGAAAGAATTATCAACTCAAGAAGATTATCAAGGCTTGAACCAATTGGTTACTAGTCTGACAAATGATGAAATGGCATATATTTCACGTTATTTCTCTATCTTGCCCCTTTTGATTAATATTTCAGAAGACGTGGATTTGGCTTATGAAATCAACCACCAAAATAATATCGATCAAGATTATCTTGGTAAATTGTCAGCAACAATCAAAATGGTTGCAGAAAAAGAAAATGCGGTTGAAATTCTAGAACACTTGAATGTTGTCCCTGTTTTGACTGCCCATCCAACACAAGTACAACGTAAGAGTATGTTGGATTTGACAAACCATATCCATACCCTTTTGCGTAAGTATCGTGATGTGAAACTAGGCTTGATTAATAAGGAAAAATGGCATAATGATCTCCGTCGTTACATTGAGATTATCATGCAGACAGATATGATTCGTGAGAAGAAATTGAAAGTAACCAATGAAATCACGAATGTTATGGAATACTACAATAGTTCATTCCTGAAAGCTGTTCCTCATTTGACTGCTGAGTACAAGCGTCTAGCTAAAAAACATGGCTTGGAGTTGAAACATCCTAAACCAATTACCATGGGAATGTGGATTGGTGGAGACCGTGATGGGAATCCTTTTGTTACAGCAGATACCTTGAAACAATCTGCTATGACCCAGTGTGAAGTCATCATGAACTACTATGATGAAAAGATTTATCAGCTTTATCGTGAGTTCTCTCTCTCAACAAGTATTGTCAATGTCAGCAAGCAAGTCAGAGAAATGGCTCGTCAATCTAAGGATAACTCGATTTATCGTGAAAAAGAGCTGTATCGTCGTGCCCTGTTTGATATTCAATCAAAAATCCAAGCAACAAAAGCCTATCTGATTGAGGATAAGGAAGTTGGGACTCGCTATGAAACAGCCAATGATTTTTATAAGGATTTGATTACCATCCGTGATTCCCTCTTGGAAAACAAGGGTGAGGCACTGATTTCTGGTGATTTTGTTGAATTGATTCAAGCAGTTGAAATTTTTGGTTTCTATTTGGCATCTATTGATATGCGTCAAGATTCTAGTGTTCACGAGGCATGTGTAGCCGAACTCTTGAAATCAGCAGGTATTCATTCTCATTATAGCGAACTCAGTGAAGAAGAAAAATGCCAGCTTCTCTTGAAAGAATTGGAGGAAGATCCACGTATTCTTTCTGCTACTCATGTTGAAAAATCAGAGTTACTTGAAAAAGAATTGGCTATCTTTAAGGCTGCTCGTAATTTGAAAGATAAATTGGGTGACGATGTTATTCGTCAGACCATCATTTCACATGCAACTAGCGTATCTGACATGTTGGAATTGGCTATCTTGCTAAAAGAAGTAGGGTTAGTTGATAAAGAAAGAGCCCGTGTCCAAATCGTTCCTCTCTTTGAAACAATTGAGGACTTGGACCACTCAGAAGAAACCATGAGAGAATATCTTTCACTTCCTCTTGCCAAGAAATGGATTGCTTCACGTAATAACTACCAAGAAATCATGCTTGGTTACTCTGATAGTAATAAAGATGGTGGCTATCTATCATCATGTTGGACCCTCTACAAGGCTCAACAACAATTGACTGCTATTGGAGATAAATTTGGCGTTAAGGTTACCTTCTTCCATGGCCGTGGTGGGACTGTCGGTCGTGGTGGTGGACCAACCTATGAAGCCATCACATCTCAACCGCTCAAGTCTATCAAGGATCGCATCCGTTTGACGGAGCAGGGTGAAGTAATTGGGAATAAATACGGTAATAAAGACGCAGCTTACTATAACCTTGAAATGCTAGTATCCGCAGCCATTAACCGTATGATTACGCAGAAGAAGAGCGATACCAATACATCAAATCGTTATGAAGCCATTATGGACCAAGTAGTGGACCGTAGTTATGATATCTACCGTGATTTGGTCTTTGGTAATGACCATTTCTATGATTATTTCTTTGAGTCAAGTCCAATCAAGGCTATTTCAAGCTTTAATATCGGTTCTCGTCCAGCCGCTCGTAAGACTATTACTGAAATCGGTGGTTTGCGAGCTATCCCTTGGGTCTTCTCATGGTCGCAAAGTCGTGTCATGTTCCCTGGCTGGTATGGGGTTGGTTCAAGCTTCAAGGAATTTATTGATAAAAATCCAGAGAATATCGCTATCTTACGAGATATGTACCAAAACTGGCCTTTCTTCCAGTCACTTCTTTCAAATGTAGACATGGTCTTGTCAAAATCAAATATGAACATTGCTTTTGAATATGCCAAACTTTGTGAGGATGAAGAAGTAAAAGCAATCTATGAGACTATTCTAAATGAATGGCAAGTTACCAAGGAAGTCATCTTGGCTATCGAAGGTTATGATGAACTTTTAGCTGAAAATCCATATCTAAAAGCAAGTTTGGATTATCGTATGCCTTACTTTAATATTCTCAACTATATCCAGTTGGAGTTGATTAAACGTCAACGCCGAGGAGAATTATCTAGCGATCAAGAAAAATTAATCCATACAACCATCAACGGAATTGCGACAGGATTGCGTAATTCGGGCTGA
- the prsA gene encoding peptidylprolyl isomerase PrsA, which produces MKKKLLAGAITLLSVATLAACSKGSEGADLISMKGDVITEHQFYEQVKSNPSAQQVLLNMTIQKVFEKQYGSEVDDKEVNDTIAEEEKQYGENYQRVLSQAGMTLETRKAQIRTSKLVELAVKKAAEAELTDDAYKKAFDEYTPDVTAQIIRLDNEDKAKEVLEKAKASDADFAQLAKDNSTDEKTKANGGEITFDSASTEVPDQVKKAAFALDVNGVSDVISVTGTQAYSSQYYIVKLIKKTEKSSNIDDYKEKLKTVILTQKQNDASFVQSIIGKELQAANIKVKDQAFQNIFTQYIGGGDSSSSSSSKE; this is translated from the coding sequence ATGAAGAAAAAACTATTGGCAGGTGCCATTACATTATTATCAGTAGCAACATTAGCAGCTTGTTCGAAAGGTTCAGAAGGGGCAGACCTTATCAGCATGAAAGGGGATGTCATCACAGAACATCAATTTTATGAGCAAGTGAAAAGCAACCCTTCAGCACAACAAGTCTTGTTGAACATGACCATCCAAAAAGTATTTGAGAAGCAATATGGCTCAGAAGTAGATGACAAAGAAGTCAACGATACTATTGCCGAAGAAGAGAAACAATATGGTGAGAACTACCAACGTGTCTTATCGCAAGCAGGAATGACTCTTGAAACACGTAAAGCTCAAATTCGTACAAGTAAATTAGTTGAGTTGGCAGTTAAGAAAGCAGCAGAAGCTGAATTGACAGATGATGCTTACAAGAAGGCTTTTGACGAGTACACTCCAGATGTAACGGCTCAAATCATTCGTCTTGATAATGAGGATAAAGCGAAAGAAGTCCTCGAAAAAGCCAAAGCTAGTGATGCAGACTTTGCTCAATTAGCCAAAGATAATTCAACAGATGAGAAAACTAAAGCGAATGGTGGAGAAATCACCTTTGATTCTGCTTCAACAGAAGTACCAGATCAAGTTAAGAAAGCAGCTTTTGCGTTAGATGTAAACGGTGTTTCTGATGTGATTAGTGTTACTGGAACACAAGCATACAGTAGCCAATATTACATTGTTAAACTGATTAAGAAAACAGAAAAATCATCTAATATTGACGATTACAAAGAAAAATTAAAAACTGTTATCTTAACTCAAAAACAAAACGACGCATCATTTGTTCAAAGTATTATCGGAAAAGAATTGCAAGCAGCCAATATCAAGGTTAAAGATCAAGCCTTCCAAAATATCTTCACTCAATACATCGGTGGTGGAGATTCAAGCTCAAGCAGTTCTTCAAAAGAATAA
- a CDS encoding ABC transporter ATP-binding protein: MTAIVELKNATKVVKNGFDEEKIILNDVSLEIFEQDFITILGGNGAGKSTLFNTIAGTLSLTSGTIRILGEDVTKFSPEKRAKYLSRVFQDPKMGTAPRMTVAENLLIAKFRGEKRGLFPRRLASYKDEFQATIEKVGNGLEKHLNTPIEFLSGGQRQALSLLMATLKRPELLLLDEHTAALDPKTSVALMELTDEFVKKDQLTALMITHHMEDALKYGNRLIVMKEGRIIQDLNQEDKAKMKISDYYQLFE; encoded by the coding sequence ATGACAGCAATTGTAGAATTAAAAAATGCAACCAAAGTCGTTAAAAATGGCTTTGATGAAGAAAAGATTATTTTAAATGATGTTTCATTAGAAATTTTTGAACAGGATTTTATCACGATTTTAGGTGGAAATGGTGCTGGTAAATCGACCCTCTTTAACACTATTGCAGGAACCTTGTCCTTAACCAGTGGGACCATCCGTATTTTGGGTGAAGATGTTACCAAGTTTTCACCAGAGAAGCGGGCTAAGTATCTGTCTCGAGTCTTCCAAGATCCCAAGATGGGGACAGCTCCTCGTATGACGGTGGCTGAAAATCTTTTGATTGCCAAGTTTCGTGGTGAAAAGCGTGGACTGTTTCCGAGACGTCTGGCTAGCTATAAGGATGAGTTTCAGGCAACTATTGAAAAAGTGGGAAACGGTCTTGAGAAACACTTGAATACACCGATTGAGTTCTTATCTGGTGGACAAAGACAGGCTTTGAGTCTCTTGATGGCAACCTTGAAGCGACCTGAATTACTCTTGTTAGACGAGCATACTGCAGCCCTTGATCCAAAGACCAGTGTGGCCTTGATGGAATTGACAGACGAATTTGTCAAGAAAGATCAGCTGACAGCGCTTATGATTACCCATCATATGGAAGATGCTCTCAAATATGGCAATCGTCTGATCGTCATGAAAGAAGGACGGATTATCCAAGATTTGAACCAGGAAGATAAAGCAAAAATGAAAATCTCTGATTATTATCAACTTTTTGAATAG
- a CDS encoding O-methyltransferase: MVESYSKNANHNMRRPVVKEEIVDLMRQRQKQVTGSLKELEDFARKENIPIIPHETVAYFRFLMETMQPKNILEIGTAIGFSALLMAEHAPKAKITTIDRNPEMIGFAKENFSQFDSRKQITLLEGDAVDVLSTLTESYDFVFMDSAKSKYIVFLPEILKHLEVGGVVVLDDIFQGGDVAKDIMEVRRGQRTIYRGLQRLFDATLDNPGLTATLVPLGDGILMLRKNVADVQLPDSE, translated from the coding sequence ATGGTTGAATCGTATAGTAAAAATGCCAACCATAACATGCGTCGTCCTGTTGTCAAAGAAGAAATTGTAGACTTGATGCGTCAGCGTCAAAAGCAAGTCACAGGCTCTTTGAAAGAATTGGAAGACTTTGCCCGTAAGGAAAATATTCCCATCATTCCCCATGAAACGGTTGCTTATTTCCGTTTTCTCATGGAAACCATGCAACCTAAAAACATTCTGGAAATTGGGACGGCTATCGGTTTTTCAGCTCTCTTGATGGCGGAACATGCTCCAAAGGCCAAGATTACAACCATTGACCGCAATCCAGAGATGATTGGATTTGCCAAGGAAAATTTTTCCCAGTTTGACAGTCGTAAGCAAATCACACTCCTAGAAGGAGATGCGGTAGATGTCTTATCTACCCTGACAGAGTCCTATGATTTCGTCTTTATGGATTCAGCCAAGTCTAAATACATCGTCTTTCTTCCAGAAATCCTCAAACATTTGGAAGTTGGTGGTGTGGTTGTTTTGGATGATATTTTCCAAGGTGGTGATGTTGCCAAGGATATTATGGAAGTCCGTCGTGGTCAGCGAACTATTTACAGAGGACTTCAAAGACTATTTGATGCAACCTTAGACAATCCAGGACTCACCGCAACACTAGTACCTCTGGGGGACGGAATTCTCATGCTTCGTAAAAATGTAGCAGATGTTCAATTGCCTGACAGCGAATGA